Proteins encoded together in one Acanthochromis polyacanthus isolate Apoly-LR-REF ecotype Palm Island chromosome 12, KAUST_Apoly_ChrSc, whole genome shotgun sequence window:
- the nr4a3 gene encoding nuclear receptor subfamily 4 group A member 3 isoform X1, with protein sequence MNPERANTLLIRGRRRDGLEAAFIKVVTFVGTGSEERAQPSSEPRRSDTPSATPAESSPLQEPCSGRSHATPKTRTPSTIQREALSPDMPCVQAQYGPAPPGSAYSGQSFSYQGDSYSSDLMTPDYTKLDLGGGEISAAAATTSLPSFNVFVEGSYEPKSSCLYQMPTHRSIIKKEEESYPTAPPLETMSSSTMYFKQSPPSTPTTPSLPPQPGTSFLWEEHSLAPPSHPHSLGSSLETGPLKSPRFPHFYQHSPPHSGGSVGGYESLGSGLVRTSSSSSSSSSSVSHPHGPPLEQPMYQLHRGAAGSSLAFRSLALGPCGPLLADSLPSPPPRGPQGEGTCAVCGDNAACQHYGVRTCEGCKGFFKRTVQKNAKYVCLASKNCPVDKRRRNRCQYCRFQKCLSVGMVKEVVRTDSLKGRRGRLPSKPKSPLQTEASPPSPPLSLLSALLRAYSHCTPRDLDYSQFSAADPPSSSSDAEHIQLFYRLLTISMETTRCWADRLPGFSELQRDDQNLLIDSAFLELFVLRLAHRSMLSEDKLVFCNGLVLHRFQCLRGFGEWLDSIRDFSTHLQSLNLDASAFACLAALVLLTEQVPGLKDSKRVEELQNKVICCLRDHLGCGPSSSTSKAAPPLSRILGLRAELRSQRTQGLQRIFYLKLEDLVPPPPLIDRFLDTLPY encoded by the exons ATGAACCCTGAGCGGGCGAACACGCTGCTGATCAGAGGCAGGAGAAGGGATGGGCTGGAGGCAGCTTTCATAAAAGTTGTCACTTTTGTAG GCACAGGTTCGGAAGAGCGCGCCCAGCCGAGCTCGGAGCCCCGGCGATCGGACACTCCCTCAGCGACGCCCGCCGAGTCCTCCCCGCTCCAGGAGCCCTGTTCCGGCCGCAGCCACGCCACCCCTAAAACCCGGACACCCAGCACCATTCAGCGCGAAGCTCTTTCACCAG ACATGCCCTGTGTGCAGGCTCAGTACGGGCCCGCCCCTCCCGGCTCAGCCTACTCCGGCCAGTCCTTCAGCTACCAGGGTGACAGCTACAGCTCCGACCTCATGACCCCCGACTACACCAAGCTGGACCTGGGCGGGGGCGAGATCTCCGCCGCCGCCGCGACCACCTCCCTGCCCAGCTTCAACGTGTTCGTGGAGGGCAGCTACGAGCCCAAGTCGTCCTGCCTCTACCAGATGCCCACGCACCGGTCCATCAtcaagaaggaggaggagagctaCCCGACCGCCCCGCCGCTGGAGACCATGTCCTCCTCCACCATGTACTTTAAGCAGTCGcccccctccacccccaccACCCCATCCCTGCCGCCCCAGCCCGGCACCTCCTTCCTGTGGGAGGAGCACTCGCTGGCCCCTCCGTCGCACCCTCACTCCCTGGGCTCCAGCCTGGAGACGGGGCCCCTCAAGTCCCCCCGTTTTCCGCACTTCTACCAGCATTCGCCGCCCcacagtggaggcagcgtcGGCGGCTACGAGAGTCTGGGAAGCGGTCTGGTCCGCACCTCTTCCTCCAGCTCGTCCTCCTCGTCGTCGGTGTCCCACCCTCACGGCCCACCCCTGGAGCAGCCCATGTACCAGCTGCACCGCGGGGCCGCGGGCAGCAGCCTCGCCTTCCGATCCCTGGCCCTGGGCCCCTGCGGCCCTCTACTAGCAGACAGCCTGCCCTCGCCGCCGCCACGTGGCCCCCAAGGAGAAGGAACCTGCGCCGTGTGCGGAGACAACGCCGCCTGCCAGCACTATGGCGTTCGCACCTGTGAGGGCTGCAAGGGCTTCTTCAAG cgCACAGTGCAGAAAAACGCCAAGTACGTGTGTCTGGCCAGTAAGAACTGTCCTGTGGATAAACGGAGACGCAACCGCTGCCAGTACTGCCGCTTTCAGAAGTGTCTGAGCGTCGGGATGGTCAAGGAAG TTGTTCGTACTGACAGTCTGAAGGGGCGTCGAGGTCGTCTGCCCTCCAAACCAAAGAGCCCCCTGCAGACGGAGGCGTCTCCTCCGTCCCCGCCGCTCAGCCTGCTGTCTGCTCTGCTCAGGGCTTATTCCCACTGCACACCCCGAGACCTCGACTACAGCCAG TTCAGCGCCGCCGaccctccgtcctcctcctcagacGCAGAGCACATCCAGCTCTTCTACCGGCTGCTCACCATCTCCATGGAGACCACGAGGTGCTGGGCCGACCGGCTGCCCGGCTTCTCCGAACTGCAGCGGGACGACCAGAACCTGCTCATAGACTCGGCCTTTTTGGAGCTGTTTGTCCTGCGACTGGCTCACAG GTCGATGCTGTCGGAGGATAAACTCGTCTTCTGTAACGGTTTGGTGCTGCACAGGTTCCAGTGCCTTCGTGGGTTCGGGGAGTGGCTCGACTCCATCCGGGACTTTTCCACCCACCTCCAGAGCCTAAACCTGGATGCCTCCGCCTTCGCCTGCCTGGCCGCCCTCGTGCTTCTCACAG AGCAAGTCCCAGGTCTGAAGGACTCGAAGCgagtggaggagctgcagaataaagtcatttgttGCCTCAGAGACCACCTGGGCTGCGGCCCGTCGTCCTCCACGTCCAAAGCGGCGCCTCCCCTGAGCCGTATTCTGGGTCTACGGGCCGAGCTGCGTTCCCAGAGGACCCAGGGCCTTCAGCGGATCTTCTACCTAAAGCTGGAGGACCTGgtgccgccgccgccgctcaTCGACCGGTTTCTGGACACTCTGCCGTACTGA
- the nr4a3 gene encoding nuclear receptor subfamily 4 group A member 3 isoform X3, producing the protein MPCVQAQYGPAPPGSAYSGQSFSYQGDSYSSDLMTPDYTKLDLGGGEISAAAATTSLPSFNVFVEGSYEPKSSCLYQMPTHRSIIKKEEESYPTAPPLETMSSSTMYFKQSPPSTPTTPSLPPQPGTSFLWEEHSLAPPSHPHSLGSSLETGPLKSPRFPHFYQHSPPHSGGSVGGYESLGSGLVRTSSSSSSSSSSVSHPHGPPLEQPMYQLHRGAAGSSLAFRSLALGPCGPLLADSLPSPPPRGPQGEGTCAVCGDNAACQHYGVRTCEGCKGFFKRTVQKNAKYVCLASKNCPVDKRRRNRCQYCRFQKCLSVGMVKEVVRTDSLKGRRGRLPSKPKSPLQTEASPPSPPLSLLSALLRAYSHCTPRDLDYSQFSAADPPSSSSDAEHIQLFYRLLTISMETTRCWADRLPGFSELQRDDQNLLIDSAFLELFVLRLAHRSMLSEDKLVFCNGLVLHRFQCLRGFGEWLDSIRDFSTHLQSLNLDASAFACLAALVLLTEQVPGLKDSKRVEELQNKVICCLRDHLGCGPSSSTSKAAPPLSRILGLRAELRSQRTQGLQRIFYLKLEDLVPPPPLIDRFLDTLPY; encoded by the exons ATGCCCTGTGTGCAGGCTCAGTACGGGCCCGCCCCTCCCGGCTCAGCCTACTCCGGCCAGTCCTTCAGCTACCAGGGTGACAGCTACAGCTCCGACCTCATGACCCCCGACTACACCAAGCTGGACCTGGGCGGGGGCGAGATCTCCGCCGCCGCCGCGACCACCTCCCTGCCCAGCTTCAACGTGTTCGTGGAGGGCAGCTACGAGCCCAAGTCGTCCTGCCTCTACCAGATGCCCACGCACCGGTCCATCAtcaagaaggaggaggagagctaCCCGACCGCCCCGCCGCTGGAGACCATGTCCTCCTCCACCATGTACTTTAAGCAGTCGcccccctccacccccaccACCCCATCCCTGCCGCCCCAGCCCGGCACCTCCTTCCTGTGGGAGGAGCACTCGCTGGCCCCTCCGTCGCACCCTCACTCCCTGGGCTCCAGCCTGGAGACGGGGCCCCTCAAGTCCCCCCGTTTTCCGCACTTCTACCAGCATTCGCCGCCCcacagtggaggcagcgtcGGCGGCTACGAGAGTCTGGGAAGCGGTCTGGTCCGCACCTCTTCCTCCAGCTCGTCCTCCTCGTCGTCGGTGTCCCACCCTCACGGCCCACCCCTGGAGCAGCCCATGTACCAGCTGCACCGCGGGGCCGCGGGCAGCAGCCTCGCCTTCCGATCCCTGGCCCTGGGCCCCTGCGGCCCTCTACTAGCAGACAGCCTGCCCTCGCCGCCGCCACGTGGCCCCCAAGGAGAAGGAACCTGCGCCGTGTGCGGAGACAACGCCGCCTGCCAGCACTATGGCGTTCGCACCTGTGAGGGCTGCAAGGGCTTCTTCAAG cgCACAGTGCAGAAAAACGCCAAGTACGTGTGTCTGGCCAGTAAGAACTGTCCTGTGGATAAACGGAGACGCAACCGCTGCCAGTACTGCCGCTTTCAGAAGTGTCTGAGCGTCGGGATGGTCAAGGAAG TTGTTCGTACTGACAGTCTGAAGGGGCGTCGAGGTCGTCTGCCCTCCAAACCAAAGAGCCCCCTGCAGACGGAGGCGTCTCCTCCGTCCCCGCCGCTCAGCCTGCTGTCTGCTCTGCTCAGGGCTTATTCCCACTGCACACCCCGAGACCTCGACTACAGCCAG TTCAGCGCCGCCGaccctccgtcctcctcctcagacGCAGAGCACATCCAGCTCTTCTACCGGCTGCTCACCATCTCCATGGAGACCACGAGGTGCTGGGCCGACCGGCTGCCCGGCTTCTCCGAACTGCAGCGGGACGACCAGAACCTGCTCATAGACTCGGCCTTTTTGGAGCTGTTTGTCCTGCGACTGGCTCACAG GTCGATGCTGTCGGAGGATAAACTCGTCTTCTGTAACGGTTTGGTGCTGCACAGGTTCCAGTGCCTTCGTGGGTTCGGGGAGTGGCTCGACTCCATCCGGGACTTTTCCACCCACCTCCAGAGCCTAAACCTGGATGCCTCCGCCTTCGCCTGCCTGGCCGCCCTCGTGCTTCTCACAG AGCAAGTCCCAGGTCTGAAGGACTCGAAGCgagtggaggagctgcagaataaagtcatttgttGCCTCAGAGACCACCTGGGCTGCGGCCCGTCGTCCTCCACGTCCAAAGCGGCGCCTCCCCTGAGCCGTATTCTGGGTCTACGGGCCGAGCTGCGTTCCCAGAGGACCCAGGGCCTTCAGCGGATCTTCTACCTAAAGCTGGAGGACCTGgtgccgccgccgccgctcaTCGACCGGTTTCTGGACACTCTGCCGTACTGA
- the nr4a3 gene encoding nuclear receptor subfamily 4 group A member 3 isoform X2 produces the protein MNKRTQLLEQLQFVQLKCTPRDMPCVQAQYGPAPPGSAYSGQSFSYQGDSYSSDLMTPDYTKLDLGGGEISAAAATTSLPSFNVFVEGSYEPKSSCLYQMPTHRSIIKKEEESYPTAPPLETMSSSTMYFKQSPPSTPTTPSLPPQPGTSFLWEEHSLAPPSHPHSLGSSLETGPLKSPRFPHFYQHSPPHSGGSVGGYESLGSGLVRTSSSSSSSSSSVSHPHGPPLEQPMYQLHRGAAGSSLAFRSLALGPCGPLLADSLPSPPPRGPQGEGTCAVCGDNAACQHYGVRTCEGCKGFFKRTVQKNAKYVCLASKNCPVDKRRRNRCQYCRFQKCLSVGMVKEVVRTDSLKGRRGRLPSKPKSPLQTEASPPSPPLSLLSALLRAYSHCTPRDLDYSQFSAADPPSSSSDAEHIQLFYRLLTISMETTRCWADRLPGFSELQRDDQNLLIDSAFLELFVLRLAHRSMLSEDKLVFCNGLVLHRFQCLRGFGEWLDSIRDFSTHLQSLNLDASAFACLAALVLLTEQVPGLKDSKRVEELQNKVICCLRDHLGCGPSSSTSKAAPPLSRILGLRAELRSQRTQGLQRIFYLKLEDLVPPPPLIDRFLDTLPY, from the exons ATGAACAAGCGCACTCAGTTATTGGAACAGCTGCAGTTTGTCCAGTTGAAATGCACACCTCGAG ACATGCCCTGTGTGCAGGCTCAGTACGGGCCCGCCCCTCCCGGCTCAGCCTACTCCGGCCAGTCCTTCAGCTACCAGGGTGACAGCTACAGCTCCGACCTCATGACCCCCGACTACACCAAGCTGGACCTGGGCGGGGGCGAGATCTCCGCCGCCGCCGCGACCACCTCCCTGCCCAGCTTCAACGTGTTCGTGGAGGGCAGCTACGAGCCCAAGTCGTCCTGCCTCTACCAGATGCCCACGCACCGGTCCATCAtcaagaaggaggaggagagctaCCCGACCGCCCCGCCGCTGGAGACCATGTCCTCCTCCACCATGTACTTTAAGCAGTCGcccccctccacccccaccACCCCATCCCTGCCGCCCCAGCCCGGCACCTCCTTCCTGTGGGAGGAGCACTCGCTGGCCCCTCCGTCGCACCCTCACTCCCTGGGCTCCAGCCTGGAGACGGGGCCCCTCAAGTCCCCCCGTTTTCCGCACTTCTACCAGCATTCGCCGCCCcacagtggaggcagcgtcGGCGGCTACGAGAGTCTGGGAAGCGGTCTGGTCCGCACCTCTTCCTCCAGCTCGTCCTCCTCGTCGTCGGTGTCCCACCCTCACGGCCCACCCCTGGAGCAGCCCATGTACCAGCTGCACCGCGGGGCCGCGGGCAGCAGCCTCGCCTTCCGATCCCTGGCCCTGGGCCCCTGCGGCCCTCTACTAGCAGACAGCCTGCCCTCGCCGCCGCCACGTGGCCCCCAAGGAGAAGGAACCTGCGCCGTGTGCGGAGACAACGCCGCCTGCCAGCACTATGGCGTTCGCACCTGTGAGGGCTGCAAGGGCTTCTTCAAG cgCACAGTGCAGAAAAACGCCAAGTACGTGTGTCTGGCCAGTAAGAACTGTCCTGTGGATAAACGGAGACGCAACCGCTGCCAGTACTGCCGCTTTCAGAAGTGTCTGAGCGTCGGGATGGTCAAGGAAG TTGTTCGTACTGACAGTCTGAAGGGGCGTCGAGGTCGTCTGCCCTCCAAACCAAAGAGCCCCCTGCAGACGGAGGCGTCTCCTCCGTCCCCGCCGCTCAGCCTGCTGTCTGCTCTGCTCAGGGCTTATTCCCACTGCACACCCCGAGACCTCGACTACAGCCAG TTCAGCGCCGCCGaccctccgtcctcctcctcagacGCAGAGCACATCCAGCTCTTCTACCGGCTGCTCACCATCTCCATGGAGACCACGAGGTGCTGGGCCGACCGGCTGCCCGGCTTCTCCGAACTGCAGCGGGACGACCAGAACCTGCTCATAGACTCGGCCTTTTTGGAGCTGTTTGTCCTGCGACTGGCTCACAG GTCGATGCTGTCGGAGGATAAACTCGTCTTCTGTAACGGTTTGGTGCTGCACAGGTTCCAGTGCCTTCGTGGGTTCGGGGAGTGGCTCGACTCCATCCGGGACTTTTCCACCCACCTCCAGAGCCTAAACCTGGATGCCTCCGCCTTCGCCTGCCTGGCCGCCCTCGTGCTTCTCACAG AGCAAGTCCCAGGTCTGAAGGACTCGAAGCgagtggaggagctgcagaataaagtcatttgttGCCTCAGAGACCACCTGGGCTGCGGCCCGTCGTCCTCCACGTCCAAAGCGGCGCCTCCCCTGAGCCGTATTCTGGGTCTACGGGCCGAGCTGCGTTCCCAGAGGACCCAGGGCCTTCAGCGGATCTTCTACCTAAAGCTGGAGGACCTGgtgccgccgccgccgctcaTCGACCGGTTTCTGGACACTCTGCCGTACTGA